The Cygnus atratus isolate AKBS03 ecotype Queensland, Australia chromosome 2, CAtr_DNAZoo_HiC_assembly, whole genome shotgun sequence genome window below encodes:
- the FZD8 gene encoding frizzled-8, whose product MEWSYLLEITSLLAALALLQRAGCAAASAAAASSSSSSSSSSSSSSAKELSCQEITVPLCKGIGYNYTYMPNQFNHDTQDEAGLEVHQFWPLVEIQCSSDLRFFLCSMYTPICLEDYKKPLPPCRSVCERAKAGCAPLMRQYGFAWPDRMRCDRLPEQGSPDTLCMDYNRTDLTTAAPPPAKPPHRGSKPGSPAKAPPAAAVPPAEAPRKPRPPPPCEPGCQCRAPMVSVSSERHPLYNRVKTGQIANCALPCHNPYFSPDERAFTAFWIGLWSVLCFLSTFATVSTFLIDMERFKYPERPIIFLAACYLFVSLGYLVRLVAGHEKVACSGGAGAGGAGAGAAGAGGGAAAAGAAAGGRGAAGGAAELQPELAVAEHVRYESTGPALCTVVFLLVYFFGMASSIWWVILSLTWFLAAGMKWGNEAIAGYAQYFHLAAWLLPSVKSIAVLALSSVDGDPVAGICYVGNQSLENLRGFVLAPLLIYLAIGSMFLLAGFVSLFRIRSVIKQQGGPTKTHKLEKLMIRLGLFTVLYTVPAASVVACLFYEQHNRPRWEATHNCPCLRDQQPDQARRPDYAVFMLKYFMCLVVGITSGVWVWSGKTLESWRALCTRCCWASKGAAVAGGTGAGAGGQAAIAAAGGLGAGGGGSLYSDVSTGLTWRSGTASSVSYPKQMPLSQV is encoded by the coding sequence ATGGAGTGGAGTTACCTGTTGGAAATCACCTCGCTGCTCGCCgcgctggccctgctgcagcgcGCAGGCTGCGCCGCCGCCTCGGCTGCCGCcgcctcgtcctcctcctcctcttcctcctcgtcctcctcttcctcggcCAAGGAGCTGTCGTGCCAGGAGATCACCGTGCCACTCTGCAAAGGCATCGGCTACAACTACACGTACATGCCCAACCAGTTCAACCACGACACACAGGACGAGGCCGGGCTGGAGGTGCACCAGTTCTGGCCGCTGGTGGAGATCCAGTGCTCCAGCGACCTGCgcttcttcctctgcagcatgTACACCCCCATCTGCCTGGAGGACTACAAGAAGCCGCTGCCGCCGTGCCGCAGCGTCTGCGAGCGGGCCAAGGCCGGCTGCGCCCCGCTCATGCGCCAGTACGGCTTCGCCTGGCCCGACAGGATGCGCTGCGACCGCCTCCCCGAGCAGGGCAGCCCCGACACGCTCTGCATGGACTACAACCGCACGGACCTCACCACGGCCGCACCGCCGCCAGCCAAGCCCCCGCACCGTGGCTCCAAGCCGGGCAGCCCCGCCAAGGcgccccccgcagccgccgTGCCCCCGGCTGAGGCCCCGCGCAAACCACGGCCACCGCCGCCCTGCGAACCGGGCTGCCAGTGCCGGGCGCCCATGGTGTCGGTGTCCAGCGAGCGGCACCCGCTCTACAACCGCGTGAAGACGGGGCAGATCGCCAACtgcgccctgccctgccacaaCCCCTACTTCAGCCCCGACGAGCGCGCCTTCACCGCCTTCTGGATCGGCCTCTGGTCCgtgctctgcttcctctccaCCTTTGCCACCGTCTCCACCTTCCTCATCGACATGGAGCGCTTCAAGTACCCCGAGCGGCCCATCATCTTCCTGGCTGCTTGCTACCTCTTCGTCTCCCTCGGCTACCTGGTGCGCCTGGTGGCTGGCCACGAGAAGGTGGCGTGCAGCGGTGGTGCGGGGGCTGGTGGTgcgggtgctggggctgcgggggctggaggtggtgcGGCTGCagcgggggcagcggcggggggacgcggggcggcgggcggtgCAGCTGAGTTACAGCCAGAGCTGGCAGTGGCTGAGCACGTGCGGTATGAGAGTACCGGCCCAGCACTGTGCACTGTGGTCTTCCTGCTCGTCTACTTCTTCGGCATGGCCAGCTCCATCTGGTGGGTCATCCTCTCCCTCACCTGGTTCCTCGCTGCTGGCATGAAGTGGGGCAATGAGGCCATCGCTGGCTACGCGCAGTACTTCCACCTGGCCgcctggctgctccccagcgtCAAGTCAATTGCCGTGTTGGCGCTCAGTTCTGTGGATGGGGACCCCGTGGCTGGAATCTGCTACGTGGGCAACCAGAGCTTGGAGAACTTGCGGGGCTTCGTGCTGGCACCGCTGCTCATTTACTTGGCCATTGGCTCCATGTTCCTGCTCGCTGGCTTCGTCTCGCTCTTCCGCATCCGGAGCGTCATCAAGCAGCAGGGCGGCCCCACCAAGACCCACAAGCTGGAGAAGCTGATGATACGCCTGGGCCTCTTCACCGTGCTCTACACGGTGCCAGCTGCCAGCGTGGTCGCCTGCCTCTTCTACGAGCAGCACAACCGGCCCCGATGGGAGGCCACGCACAACTGCCCCTGCCTGCGTGACCAGCAGCCTGATCAGGCCCGCCGCCCTGACTATGCGGTGTTCATGCTCAAGTACTTCATGTGCCTGGTGGTGGGCATCACCTCTGGTGTCTGGGTCTGGTCTGGCAAGACCCTTGAGTCCTGGAGGGCTCTCTGCAcccgctgctgctgggccagcaaaggtgctgctgtggctgggggcacaggggcaggggcaggtggGCAGGCTGCAATTGCTGCAGCCGGAGGACTTGGGGCCGGTGGTGGTGGCTCCCTCTACAGCGATGTCAGCACCGGCCTGACGTGGAGATCAGGCACCGCCAGCTCTGTCTCCTACCCCAAGCAGATGCCCCTGTCTCAAGTGTGA
- the GJD4 gene encoding gap junction delta-4 protein, which translates to MERWDSLGFLIVTLNYNVTIVGKIWLMLIILLRMAVVVLAGYPLYQDEQERFICNTLQPGCSNVCYDLFAPISHFRFWLIQTVSILLPYAAFSIYVLHKVATYIVRMHCLVYRCRGNKDSSSHKDLKKLCRSALVNRLDCDAENLSVLSFSGAYTVHLFFRTLIEAAFAAAQYYLFGFFVPERFSCYHSPCTSTVDCYISRPTEKSIMMVFIWGVTSLSFLLSLADLVCALRRMTARNEKNDLLANLHAEDEGTVNLPLGQHGSPKSPPPNQDCPASNGSQTSDGSCSLLSEEEEETIIHPEGVSQQTTITNLNTNSNKPCMSGALDVKQDNIEEPLGAGDQEGTTCQQVIPGLQQGFIKDTALTLRPQIKSHLGVSSSVVQSKVLGYYTSAELKNPDAQSNYSSTSCLRSKKSEWV; encoded by the coding sequence GAAAGATCTGGCTAATGTTGATAATTCTGCTGCGAATGGCAGTGGTCGTGTTAGCAGGCTATCCACTCTACCAAGATGAGCAGGAGCGCTTCATCTGCAACACCCTGCAACCAGGATGTTCCAACGTTTGCTATGACTTGTTTGCTCCCATATCTCACTTCAGGTTCTGGCTCATTCAGACTGTGTCTATCCTGCTACCTTATGCTGCATTCAGCATTTATGTTTTGCACAAGGTAGCTACGTACATTGTAAGAATGCACTGTTTGGTGTACAGATGCAGAGGCAATAAGGATTCATCCAGTCACAAAGACCTGAAGAAACTTTGTAGAAGTGCTCTAGTCAATAGATTAGACTGTGATGCAGAGAACCTAAGTGTCCTCAGTTTTTCTGGGGCATACACTGTTCATCTCTTTTTTAGGACACTAATTGAGGCTGCCTTTGCAGCTGCTCAGTATTAcctttttggattttttgttcCTGAGCGCTTTTCCTGCTACCATTCACCTTGTACAAGTACAGTTGATTGTTATATCTCCCGGCCCACTGAGAAGTCCATCATGATGGTTTTCATCTGGGGTGTCACCAGTCTGTCCTTTCTGCTCAGCCTTGCTGACCTTGTCTGTGCCCTCCGGAGAATGACAGCAAGAAACGAAAAGAATGATCTGCTGGCAAACCTCCACGCAGAGGATGAGGGCACTGTAAATCTTCCCCTAGGACAGCATGGCAGCCCAAAATCCCCACCTCCAAATCAAGATTGTCCAGCATCAAATGGCAGCCAGACCAGTGATGGCTCCTGCTCACTTCTCtctgaagaggaagaggagactATTATTCATCCTGAAGGGGTCTCTCAGCAAACTACCATCACTAACCTTAACACCAACAGCAACAAGCCCTGTATGTCAGGAGCTCTTGATGTTAAGCAAGATAATATTGAAGAACCATTGGGTGCTGGTGACCAAGAAGGAACTACATGCCAGCAGGTGATACCAGGGCTCCAGCAAGGTTTCATTAAAGATACTGCCCTGACTTTGAGACCTCAGATCAAGTCTCACCTTGGAGTTTCCTCCTCTGTAGTTCAGAGCAAGGTTTTAGGATACTACACTTCAGCTGAGCTAAAGAATCCTGATGCACAATCAAATTATAGTAGTACTAGTTGCTTGAGATCAAAAAAGTCAGAATGGGTATAA